The Candidatus Methylomirabilota bacterium genome includes the window GCACCATGTCGTGGTGTTTCACGGCCGGATCGTCCATGAACTCCAGCACCGTCTTCACCGGCGCGGCGGGGATGTCGTGGGCGGCCAGGATCTCCAGCCACTCGGCGCGTGTCTTCTCGCCGAAGCGCTTCTCGATGATCGGCAGCAGGTCCTGGTTGTTGCGCAGGCGCAGCAGCCACGAGCCGAAGCGCGCGTCGTCGGCGAACTCCTCCATGCCGAGCGCCTTGCAGAGCTTCACCCAGAACGACTGGTTGCCGCACGCCACGAAGAACCACGCCCCGTCGCTCCCCTCGTAGAGCCGGTAGGTCGGGTTCTCGCGGATCAGCGTCGGCTTGGTCGGGTAATCCATGACGATCCCGGACTGCAGCGCCATGACCCCCTGCAGCAGCGACGTCTCGATCCGCTGGCCGCGCCCGGTGCGCTCGCGCACGAACAGCGCGGCCAGGATGGCCTGGGTCGCGATGGCCGCCGTGTAGTAGTCGGTCGGCGCGGTCCGTAGATACTGGGGCGGGCCGCCGAAGCCCTGCAGCGTCATGAGCCCGCCGAGGGCCTGGAGCAGCGGGTCGAAGCCCGGCCGGTCGGCGTAGGGGCCGGTGGAGCCGAAGGCGGTCACCGAGCAGTAGATCAATCGGGGGTTGAGCGCCCGCAGGTGCTCGTGGCCGACGCCGAGACGATCGGCGACGCCGGGGCGCCAGTTCTCCATCACCACGTCGCCCTCGCGGGCCAGGCGCTCGACGATCTCGCGGCCCTCGGCGGTCTTGAGGTTGAGCGCGATCGAGCGCTTGCCGCGATTCCAGCCGAAGAAGCCGGGCAGCTCGCGGAACGAGTCGCCCTCCAGTGCCTCCACCTTCACGACGGCCGCGCCGAGGTCGGCCAGCATCATCGCCCCGTAGGAGCCGGCGATGTAGCTCGTCAGGTCGACGACGCGGATGCCGTCGAGCGGGGTCGGGCCCGGCGTCACGGGAACGCCGCCCTTACTTCGCGACGTGGTCGAGGACCAGCTCGCGGTGGTACTCGGCGTCGCCGTACTGGGCCTCGAGCGCCTTGGCCCGCTTGAAGTACATGTGCAGGTCGTACTCCCAGGTGAAGCCGATGCCGCCGTGCACCTGGATCGCCTCGCCGCACACCTTCCGCGCCGCCTCCCCGACGTAGGCCTTGGCCACCGACGCGGCCAGCGCTTCGTCCTCGGCGCGCGCGTCGATCGCCCAGGCGGCGTAGTAGGTCGCCGCGTGCGAGTTCTCGACCTCCAGGAGCATCTCGGCGCACCGGTGGCGGATCGCCTGGAAGGCGCCGATGGGCTGGCCGAACTGCTCGCGCACCTTCGCGTAGGCGACGCTCATGTCGAGGCAGCGGCGGGCGGCGCCCAGCATCTCGGCGGCCGCGCCCACCGCCCCCCGCCGGAGCAGTCGCGCCAGCAGCGCCGCCGCCTGGCCGGATTCGCCGAGCAGGGCATCCGCGCGGACGGGCACGCCGTCCAGCGCGAGCGAGGTCCAGCGCGCTCCCAGATCTATGCCGGTGACCGGTGTGAGCTTGAGGCCCGGCGCCGAGGGATCCACCAGGAAAAGCGAGAGGCCCTCCGGCGCACGGGCGGGCACCAGCAGCACGTCGGCCACGTGGGCCCACGGCACGAAGTGTTTGGTGCCCGTGAGCGTCCAGCCGCTGGCCGTCTTGTCGGCCCGCGTCGCCGGCGCGCTCGGCTCCCAGTCGAGCTGGGCGTCGAGGAAGGCGACGGTTGCCCGCGCGCTCCCCGTCGCGATCGCCGGCAGCCACCGGCTCTTCTGCTCGGCGCCCCCGGCGAGGGCGACAGCGCCGGCGGCGAGCATCGTGGGGAAGTAGGGGCCGGGATATGCCGCCCGCCCCATCTCCTCGAGGACGATGGCGGTCTCGACCATGCCGAGCCCGCTGCCGCCATACGTCTCGGGCAGCGACAGCCCGAGCCAGCCGAGCTGGGCCATGTCCTTCCACATCGCCTCGCTCTCGCCCCGGGGGTCGTCCCCCAGGGCGCGGACCAGAGCGGACTTGCAGTGCTCGTCGAGGAAGGCGCGGGCCGAGTTCTTGAGGAGCTGCTGGTCCTGGTTGAAGGCGAAGTTCATCAGGCCTTGGTCCTGTCGGCGCGCGGCTCCTTGGGCAGCCCGAGGACGCGCTCGCCGATGACGTTCTTCTGAATCTCCGAGGAGCCGGCGTAGATGGTCCCCGCCCGCGACCAGAGGAAGGCCGTGGCCCAGGTCCCGGGCTCGCCGGAGGACGTGTCCACCTCCGAGAAATCGTCGGGCGCGCCCGCCGTGACCTGGCCCCAGGGACCCAGGATCTCCTGGGCCAGCTCGTGCATCCGCTTCTCGAACTCGCTGTAGGAGAGCTTGGTGATCGAGGAGGCCGGCCCCGGCGCCTCGCCCTTCTGGAGCGCGCTCAGCACGCGCAGCGCGGCGTAGCGCTGCACCTCCAGCTCGGCGTAGATGCGGCCCAGCCTGCTCCGGACCAGCGGATCGTCGATGAGCGGCCGGCCGCCTCGGGAGAGCTCCCGGGCCGCCTTCACCAGCTGGTTCAAGGCGGAGGCGTAGCGGGTGACGCGGGCCAGCGAGTTGCCGCCGCGCTCGTACGAGAGCGTCGTCTGCGCGATCTCCCAGCCCTGGCCGAGCCGCCCGATCAGGTCGGATTTCTCGACCCGGGCCTGGGTCATGAACACTTCCGAGAACTGGGCGCTGCCGGTGATCTGCCTGAGCGGGCGCACCTCCACGCCCGGCTGGCGCATGGTGAGGAGGAAGCACGAAATGCCCTTGTGCTTGGGCACCGTCGAGTCCGTGCGGGCGAGCAGGAGCCCCCAGTCGGCGATCAGGCCGCCGCTGGTCCAGATCTTCTGCCCGGTTACCTCGAAACGCTCGCCCTTGTCCTCGGCCCGCGTCTTGAGGCTGGCCAGATCCGAGCCCGCGTTGGGCTCGGAGTAGAGCTGGCACCACAGCTCCTCGGCCGCCAGGATCTTCTTGAGGTAGCGTTGCTTCTGCGCCTCGGTGCCGTGGACGATGATCGTCGGCCCGACGATCCCGATGCCGAGGCCGTTGATGGTGGGAGGCGCGTTCACGCGCGCCATCTCGTCGGCGACGATGGCCTGCTGCATCGGCGTGGCGCCCCCGCCCCCGTACTGGCGGGGCCAGCCCATCCCCACGTAGCCCGCGTCGTGGAGCGTGCGGTGCCACGTCTTGCGCTCGTCGGGCGTCCTGAGCTCGTGGCGCGGAAGGTTGGTCTCGAACCACCGCCGCACTTCGGCCTGGAAGGCGCGGTCCTCGGGCGAGTAGTTCAGATCCATCGGGGCCTCCTGGGACGAATGCCCATATCTTTCAACGGAGGGCCCTCAACGGCCCTCCGAATCCGATGGTGCCGGCGAAGCCGGCGCTCGAACGCTTCTACCACGCTGGCAGCGCCCGGGCAACCGCCTAGGGCGGCGGCAGTCGATAGATCGCCGTGTGCAGCACGTGGGCGACGGGCCGGGCGGCGGGTCCGGCGACGATGAGGAGGTCCAGCTCGACGTACTCGCGGCCCTTCTTCTCGTAGAGGGAGCGGACGCGCCCGCGTGTCTCCAGCCGTTCGCCGACGCGGGCGCCACCGAGGTGGCGGATACGGCTCGACACGTGGATCCAGAGGCCGAGGCGCACGTTGCGGTCGAGGGCGCGGTTGGCCTGGTCGAGGAAGAAGGCCGGATGCGCCCACCCCTCGGGCCCGCGATAGAGACGCAGCGGGTCCGCCGCGCCGTCGAGAAACGTGGCGGCGCGCTCCTCGTCGTACAGCGCCTCGGGCGTGCCGAGCAGCCCCGGACGCTCCAGCAGCGCCCGGCTCACCGGCGGCCGCTCGGCGGGGAGCGGCGCCGCGCCGTAGAGCGCGATGTTCACCGGCGTCGGCAGCCTCGCCGGCAGCATCGCCGTCGCCACCGCGCACTCGTCCGACGCCGCCGTCGCGGCCGCCAGGCTCGCGGTGACGCCGCTGGGGTCGCGCGCGGTGATCGCGCCCGTCACGGTCACCTCCTCGCCATCCAGCACGGGTTGCACGAAGCGAACGCTGGCGGTGCCGCGCGCGAGCCACGGCGCTCCCAGCGTGGCCACGAGCGGCTGGGTGAGGTAGGCATAGAGGGTGACGCCGGGGACGAGGCCGCCGCGGAAACCGTAGCGGCGGGCCACCGCGTCGTCGTGGATCTTGTTCTCGCCCGTGCCCGACGTGTTGCGGGCCTTCACCCGGTGCTCGGGCAGCGATTCCGGCATCGCGCGGAGTCTACGTCGGGCGGGCGGATCTTCACAAGCCATGATCCCCGCGGACTCCCTATCCGCGAGGAAGCGGCTCGCGGCCGTGGCATCGGCGCGGGTGCTCGGCGACGACGTCAGCGTGAGTTGACGGGCGGGTGTAGGCTGACAGCAGGAGGGTGCCGTGATGCGGTGGTGGCTCGCAGTGACCGTCGTGCTCTCGATCGGATGGCTCGCCGTCGAGGCCGGGGCGCAGAGCGCCTCGGAGCCGGGGCGCACCGATCTTCAGACCGAGCTGAAACGAAGGCGGTTCGTCGTCCATCCCCGGCCCAACGTGCAGGTGGTGACCCAGGACGTCGGGCGGGCGGTGGTGGAGATGGAGGCCGAGCAGCGCCGGGATGCTCTGGTCCGCGAGGGCGTCCGGCCCGGCCCGCGCCGTCCCGACCTCGATCCCGCCGTCAGCAGCGGCATCCAGCAGCGCAATCTGCTGCGCGCGCTCCCGCCCCGATGACGGGGGCGCGGGGTCACGCTCCGTAGATCAGCTGAGCAGGAACTCCTCGGCGGCGCCGAGCCCGGCGCCGAGCTTCACGGGCACGCCGAACTCCTTCAGCATCATCTCCACCCCGGCCAGCCCGCCGAGCAGATCAAGCTCGTTGAGGCTACCGAGGTGGCCGATGCGGAAGGCCTTGCCCTTGACGTCACCCAGGCCGACGCCGAGCGAGAGGTTCACCCGGCGGTAGGCCTGGGCGACGAACGCGTCGGAGTCGTAGCCCGGCGGCATCACCACGGCCGTGAGCGTGTTGGAGTACTCGGCGGGATCGCGGCAGAGCAGCGGGAGCCCCCAGGCGCGCACCGCGCGTCGGCACGCCTCGGCCAGCCGCGCGTGGCGGGCGAAGACCTGGGGCAGGCCCTCCTCGTCGATCATGGCGATCGCCTCGCGAAGGCCGAACAGCAGCGCGGTCGCCGGCGTGTAGGGAAACTGCCCGCGGCGGTTGCGCTCGAACACCGGCTGCCAGTCCCAGTACGAGCGCGGGCACGTGGCCTTCTCGCTGGCGGTGACGGCGCGCTCGCTCACGGCCAGGATCGCCATGCCCGGCGGCAGCATGAGACCCTTCTGGGGGCCGGTCAGCGCCACGTCCACGCCCCAGGCGTCGAAGCGGAAGTCGATGGACGCCAGCGAGGAGACGGTGTCCACGAGCAGGAGCGCCGGGTGGCCCACGCGGTCCATCGCCGCGCGCACGGCGGCGACGTTCGACGTGACGCCGGTGGAGGTCTCGTTGTGGACCACGAGCACGGCGCGGATCTCGCGCGCCTCGTCGGCGCGCAGGCGTGCCTCCACCTGAGCCGCGGCCACGCCGGCGCCGTACGGCACTTCGATCCGCTCCACGTCGACCCCGAAGGCGGCAGCCGTCTTCGCGAAGCCCGTCGAGAAGAAGCCGTTGACGCAGGCCAGCACGCGGTCCCCGGGCGAGAGCGTGTTGACGAGGGTCGCCTCCCAGGCGCCGGTGCCGGAGCCGGGATAGAGGGCGATGCGCCCGCGCTCGGTCTGGAAGATCCCCTTGAGGCCTTCGAGGCACTCGTGCACGAGCGCCTCGAACTTCGGACCCCGGTGATCGATGATCGGCTGCGACATGGCGCGCACGATCCGGTCGGGGACGAGCGTGGGACCGGGAATCTGGAGAAAGGGCCGTCCGGACATAGCGCGAGTTTAGCATGGTGGTGCGAGCCGCAGGACGGGCCCTGCCCGTCCGAGGCGAGCCTGAGTGAGGTGGTGCGAGCCGCAGGACGGGCCCTGCCCGTCCGAGGCGAGCCTGAGTGAGGTGGTGCGAGCCGCAGGACGGGCCCTGCCCGTCCGAGGCGAGTATACGAGAGGTCGTGCGAGCCTCCGGGCGGCCGTGGGCGAGGCCGCACGCGGCCCCGTGCGTGATAGAGTAAGCGCCCGATCATGACCCGCGACGGCATCCCGACCCCCGCGTTGCTGCTCGACCTCGACCGCTTCGAGCGCAACCTTGCGCGCATGGCCTCGCACGTGCGGGCGGCGGGCAAGCACCTGCGCCCGCACGCCAAGACGCATCGCTGTCCCGAGATCGCCCGGCGGCAGATCACCGCCGGCGCCCTCGGCGTGGCCTGCGCCAAGCTGGGCGAGGCCGAGGTGATGGCCGGCGCGGGCATCCGCGGCCTGCTCATCACCACCGAGATCGTCGCGCCCCCGTCCATCCGCCGGCTGCTGCGCCTGCTGGCCGAGGCGCCGGACACGCTGGTCGTCGTGGACGACGCGCGGAACGTCGCCGATCTGGGACGCGCCGCCGGGGCGGAGGGCCGTGTGGTCGACGTGCTGGTCGACGTGGACGTCGGCGGCCGCCGCACCGGCGCCCAGCCCGGCCCGCCCGCCCTGGCCCTGGGACGCCTGGTGGCCGCCCACCCGTCCCTCCGGCTGCGCGGGCTCCAGGGCTATGCTGGGCAGTGCGCGCACGTCGTGGGCTGGAAGGCGCGTCGGGACGCTTCGCACGTGGCCTTGGCGGCCCTGCTGGAGACGCGGCGGCTCTTCGAGTCGGCGGGCCTGCCCGTGGAGATCGTGGCCGGGGGCTCGACGGGCACCTACGACATCGACGTGGAGCTGGACGGGCTCACCGAGCTGCAGGCCGGCTCCTACTGCGTGATGGATCTCGACTACCGGCGAATCGGCGGGCGCGAGAGCGACGCCTTCACGGGCTTCGAGATGGCGCTGACCGTCGTGGCCACCGTCGTGAGCGTGCCCACCGCGGACCGCGCGATGGTGGACGCCGGCCTCAAGGCGTTTTCCACCGATAAGCCGTTCCCGCCCGAGCCGGTCGAGCGCCCGGGGATCAGCTACGGCTTTGCCGGCGACGAGCACGGTCGGCTGACGATCACCGACCCCTCGCGCCCGCCCCGCCTGGGCGAGCGGATCGAGTTCTTCCCGCCGCACTGCGACCCCACCTTCAACCTCTACGACCGCGTCTACGCGGTGCGCGGGCCCGAGGTCGAGGCGGTCTGGGACATCGCCGCGCGCGGGCGGTCGGACTGACTCATCCCTCCGACGGGCTTGCGGAGGTGGAAGTAGATCTCCCACTCCTTGTAGGGCAGGACCTTCAGGAACCGTTGTCCCCGCGACTGATTCTTGTTGATGATCGCTTCGAGGATCCGATCGAGGAGCCGAGGCTTGTACCACCGCCGGAACACCTGCATTCGCGACAGCACGAACTCGAAGTGGAAGTCGTAGTAGTAGCCGGTGGGGTGGCGTGAATCGAACTGGGAGAGGCTATCGTAGGCAAAGAACCGCCGGTGAGTGGTGTCGCCGAAGGCGATCGCGCTGAAGCAGTGCGGCACCCACGCGCGCAAGGGGCCACCGGGCTTCAGAATCCGGTGGAACTCCCGCATGGTGTGTTCGAGGTCCCGGACGTGTTCCAGGAGGTGCACCGCCACGATCTCGTCCACGCTCTTGTCGGCGAAGGGAAGCGACCGGTCGAGATCGGCGACGACCGAGACCCCGGGGATGCGCGCGTGGTCGACGCCGATGTACTCGTCAGGGTTGAGTCCGTAACGGCGATAGCGTGCGCGCTTGGACTCGTCCAGGGTGCCGCAGCCGACGTCGAGCTTCCGGTTCGTCATGTCACGCGGCCGGGCGGTAGGCGATCAGGTAGCGGTGCTGCCCCTCCAGAACCAGCTCGCCACGCTGGTTCGTCAGCGTGACCCGCAGCGTGACGAGTCCGGCCGACCGCTTGCGCTCCAGGGCGGTGACTTCGTGCTCGGGAAGGATGGTGTCACCGATGAACGCCGGGGCCACGAAGCGGGACGACTGCTCCACGAAGGTGACGATCGAGTCCTCGATCAGCGGCCCCAGCGTCGAGGCGCCCACCGCGCCCAGGGAGGTGAGGAGCAGCCCGTGGGCGAGGCGCCGGCCGAACCGGGTCTTCCGGGCGTACTCGTCGTCGTAGTGGATCGGATGGGCGTCGCCGGTCATGCCGGCGAAAAAGAGAAAATGGGCGTCGGTGAGCGTCTTGGACGGGCTGCGGAAGCGGTCGCCGAGCGTGAAGTCCTCGAAGTAGAGCTGCCTCACCAGGCCTCCCAGAAGAGCGCTTGAATCCCGGCGGCGTCGGGCGCCTGGAAGAGCGCCGGGCGCAGCCGCGCGCCGCAGGGCAGGCCGGTCGAGTACCAGGCGAGGTGCTTGCGGAGCTGGGCGAGCGCCAGCCGCTCGGGCAGGTGGGCCTCGATCAGCTTCGAGTGACGCCGGATGATCCGGGCGCGCTCGTCCCGCGAGACGCTCCCGGCCCTGAAGATCCAGGGCGCCCCCAGGGCGCCACGACCGATCATGGCGGCGGCGCAACCCGTCGCGCGGATCATGGCCGCCGCGTCCTCATGGCTGCGGACGTCCCCGTTGCCGATCACCGGCACCCGCACGGCGTCCACGACGCTGGCGATGATCTCCCAGGGGGCCCGGCCCGTGTACTGCTGGGAGCGCGTGCGCGGGTGGACGGTGATGCCGTCGATTCCCTCGCTCTCGGCGATCTGCGCGATCTCCACGGCGTTGACGGTGCGGTCGTCCCAGCCTCCGCGGATCTTGATCGTGAAGGGCACGCCGACCGCCTTGCGCACGGTCCGGAAGATGACGCCGGCGCGCAGCCCGTCGCGCATCAGCGCCGCGCCGTGACCCTTGGCGACGATCTTGGGCACCGGGCAGCCCATGTTGAGGTCGATCGCATCGGCGCCGGCGGCCTCGAGCCGGCGGGCGGCCTCGGCCACGACGTCGGGATCGCCGCCCAGGAGTTGAAACGCGATCGGGTGCTCTTCCGGCAAGTACTGGGCCAGGACGCGCGTGCGCTCGTTGCCCTCGATGAGGGCCCGGGCGTCGATCTCCTCGCTGGTGAGCGGGCCGGCGCCGCACTCGCGGGCGATCAGCCGGAAGGGCGCGTTCGTCACGCCCGCCATCGGGGCCAGGCGGAGGTCGAGGAGCATTCCATACAGCACCTTACACGACCCATCCCGCGGCCGAAAGGCTGTAAGGTCTGCGCTATCATGGGCAGGCGCTGATCAGGAAAGCGAGGCCTTCACCAGGTCGCCATGGTCACCGACCCCGTCTTCTTCCGCGATCTGGCCTACGTGTTCGTGGCCGCCGTCCTGGGGGGGTCCATCGCGTGGCTCACGCGCCAGCCCCTGATCCTCGGCTACGTGCTGGGCGGCATTCTCGTCAGCCCCCTCACGCCGGGGCCCTCGGTCACCGACATCCGCACCTTCGAGCTGTTCGCCGAGATCGGTGTGGTCCTGCTGATGTTTTCCGTGGGGCTCGAGTTCAGCCTTCAAGATTTGCTCCGCGTGAAATGGGTGGCCGTCCTCGGCGGCCCGCTGGGGATCGTGCTGTGCGTGGGCCTTGGGATGGGCGTCGGCGTCGCCCTCGGCTGGCCGCCGCTGCAGGGGGCGATCGTGGGCATCGTGGTCTCGGTGGCCAGCACGATGGTCCTGGCCCGCCTGCTGCTCGATCGAGGCGAGCTCCATTCCCGCCACGGGCGGGTCATGATCGGGATCACGCTGGTCGAAGACCTCGCCGTCGTCGTCCTCACCGTCCTCATCCCGGAGTTGGCGCTCGAAGGCGAGCGCCTCGTCGCCATCGCGGTCGCCCTGGGCAAGGCCGGCCTCATCCTGATCCCGTTCTGGTTCCTGGCCGCCCGGGTCGTGCCCCACCTCATGACGCGCGTGGCCCGGACCCACAACCAGGAGCTGTTCCTCCTGGTCGCGCTGGCCATCGGCCTGGGCACGGCGGCGTTGACCCAGGCGGTCGGCCTGTCCCTGGCCCTGGGCGCGTTCCTGGCGGGGTTGCTGATCAGCGAGTCCGACTTCGCCCACGAGACGCTGGCCCGACTGCTGCCGCTGCGCGACGTCTTCGTCGCGTTCTTCTTCGTGACGATCGGCGCCCTCATCGATCCCGGGACCCTGCTGTCGAACCTGCCGCTGCTGGGCGTCATGGTGGGGCTCATCGTCGTCGGCAAGCTGGTGATCTGGACGGCGGTCGTCTGGCTGTTCCGCCGCCCGCTGTGGACCGCCCTGCTCGTCGGGGTGGGGCTCACGCAGATCGGGGAGTTCTCCTTCATCCTGGTGGAGGTCGCCCGGCGGGCGGGGCACGTCGGCCGCGACGTCTACAACGCGACGCTGGCCGCGTCCCTGCTGACCATCCTGGTCAACGCGCTCCTGGTCCGGTACGCGACCGAATGGATCGGCCGCGCGCGCCTGGCCCGACCGCCGCAGCCGGCGCTGCCCGAGGCCGGAGATCTGCGGGACCACGTCGTCCTCTGCGGCTTTGGGCGCGTCGGGAGCGCGGTCGGCGAGGCCCTGGAGACCTTCCGTTTACCCTATGTCGTCGTCGAGATGGATCTGGACATCGTCAAGGGCCTGCGCGCCCGGGGCATTCCGTGCCTCTTCGGCGACGCGGCGCAGCGGCGGGTCCAGGAGGCTGCCCGCGTGGCCCGGGCCGCGCTGGTGCTCGTCACCATTCCCGAGGACGACCACGCGCGCCTGGCCGTCCTCGCCACCCGGGCGCTCAACCCCCAGGTCCCGATCCTCGCGCGTGTCCATCACCGCGAGGCCCACGCCCCCCTCCTCGCCGCCGGAGCGACCGAGGTGATCCAGCCCGAGCTGGAGGCCGGGCTGACTCTGATCCGTCGCGGACTCGGCCACCTCCCGCTGCCGAAGCAGAGCCTGGTCGCCTATCTCGAATGCCTCAGAGACGCCATCAGCGGCGCCCCCGGACGCGAGACACGGCAGGGGTGGCCCACGGTGCGCGAGCTGACGCTGGGCTCGGACAGCTTCGCGGACCAGCCGCTGCGGGAGGCGCGGCTGAGGGAGCGGTTCGGGGTGACGGTCGTGCGGATCGTCCGGGCGAACGGCGACGTCGTCCTGAGCCCGGAGGCGGAGACCCTCCTGCGGCCGGGCGATCGGATCAGCGTGTTCGGCCTGCCGCACCAGATCGAGGCGTTTCTGGCGGCCGCCCGGGCAGAGGGGCAGGGCCAGGACCAGCCTGCGATCTAACCGCGCTCGCCCTCGGAGCGCCGGTGCAGCCTCCCGGGCCGGCGGCGCTTCTGGTACCGCATGTTCAGGAGCTCGACGAAGAGCGAGAAAGCCATGGCCACGTAGATGTAGCCCTTCTCGACGTGGCGCCCCATGCCCTCGGCCACCAGCATCACGCCGATCAGGAGGAGGAAGGCGAGGGCCAGCATCTTGATACTGGGATGGCGCTCGATGAAGCGGCCCACTCCGTTGATCGCGACGATCATGATCACCATCGCGATGACCATCGCCGTCACCATCACGACGACGTGGTCGGCCATACCCACCGCCGTGATGACCGAATCCAGCGAGAAGACGACGTCGATCAGCATGATCTGGATGAGCACGGCGCCGAGCGTCGCCCGCCCGCCCGAGGTGGACGCCGCCTCCTCCTGCGGCACCTCCAGCTTCTCGTAGACCTCGCGGGTGGCCTTGAAGATCAGGAAGAGGCCGCCGCCCATGAGGATCAGGTCGCGCCCGGAGACGGGGTGGCCGAGCGGGCGGAAGAGGGGCGTCGTCAACCCCATGATCCAGGTGATCGTGAGGAGCAACGCAATGCGCATGCCGAGCGCCAGCCCGAGTCCGATGCG containing:
- a CDS encoding acyl-CoA dehydrogenase family protein: MDLNYSPEDRAFQAEVRRWFETNLPRHELRTPDERKTWHRTLHDAGYVGMGWPRQYGGGGATPMQQAIVADEMARVNAPPTINGLGIGIVGPTIIVHGTEAQKQRYLKKILAAEELWCQLYSEPNAGSDLASLKTRAEDKGERFEVTGQKIWTSGGLIADWGLLLARTDSTVPKHKGISCFLLTMRQPGVEVRPLRQITGSAQFSEVFMTQARVEKSDLIGRLGQGWEIAQTTLSYERGGNSLARVTRYASALNQLVKAARELSRGGRPLIDDPLVRSRLGRIYAELEVQRYAALRVLSALQKGEAPGPASSITKLSYSEFEKRMHELAQEILGPWGQVTAGAPDDFSEVDTSSGEPGTWATAFLWSRAGTIYAGSSEIQKNVIGERVLGLPKEPRADRTKA
- a CDS encoding CoA transferase; this translates as MTPGPTPLDGIRVVDLTSYIAGSYGAMMLADLGAAVVKVEALEGDSFRELPGFFGWNRGKRSIALNLKTAEGREIVERLAREGDVVMENWRPGVADRLGVGHEHLRALNPRLIYCSVTAFGSTGPYADRPGFDPLLQALGGLMTLQGFGGPPQYLRTAPTDYYTAAIATQAILAALFVRERTGRGQRIETSLLQGVMALQSGIVMDYPTKPTLIRENPTYRLYEGSDGAWFFVACGNQSFWVKLCKALGMEEFADDARFGSWLLRLRNNQDLLPIIEKRFGEKTRAEWLEILAAHDIPAAPVKTVLEFMDDPAVKHHDMVHEYDHPDVGRLRLMGQPLVFADTPTRDPGPPPTL
- a CDS encoding acyl-CoA dehydrogenase, which encodes MNFAFNQDQQLLKNSARAFLDEHCKSALVRALGDDPRGESEAMWKDMAQLGWLGLSLPETYGGSGLGMVETAIVLEEMGRAAYPGPYFPTMLAAGAVALAGGAEQKSRWLPAIATGSARATVAFLDAQLDWEPSAPATRADKTASGWTLTGTKHFVPWAHVADVLLVPARAPEGLSLFLVDPSAPGLKLTPVTGIDLGARWTSLALDGVPVRADALLGESGQAAALLARLLRRGAVGAAAEMLGAARRCLDMSVAYAKVREQFGQPIGAFQAIRHRCAEMLLEVENSHAATYYAAWAIDARAEDEALAASVAKAYVGEAARKVCGEAIQVHGGIGFTWEYDLHMYFKRAKALEAQYGDAEYHRELVLDHVAK
- a CDS encoding MaoC family dehydratase — protein: MPESLPEHRVKARNTSGTGENKIHDDAVARRYGFRGGLVPGVTLYAYLTQPLVATLGAPWLARGTASVRFVQPVLDGEEVTVTGAITARDPSGVTASLAAATAASDECAVATAMLPARLPTPVNIALYGAAPLPAERPPVSRALLERPGLLGTPEALYDEERAATFLDGAADPLRLYRGPEGWAHPAFFLDQANRALDRNVRLGLWIHVSSRIRHLGGARVGERLETRGRVRSLYEKKGREYVELDLLIVAGPAARPVAHVLHTAIYRLPPP
- a CDS encoding class I SAM-dependent methyltransferase — protein: MTNRKLDVGCGTLDESKRARYRRYGLNPDEYIGVDHARIPGVSVVADLDRSLPFADKSVDEIVAVHLLEHVRDLEHTMREFHRILKPGGPLRAWVPHCFSAIAFGDTTHRRFFAYDSLSQFDSRHPTGYYYDFHFEFVLSRMQVFRRWYKPRLLDRILEAIINKNQSRGQRFLKVLPYKEWEIYFHLRKPVGGMSQSDRPRAAMSQTASTSGPRTA
- a CDS encoding cation:proton antiporter; protein product: MVTDPVFFRDLAYVFVAAVLGGSIAWLTRQPLILGYVLGGILVSPLTPGPSVTDIRTFELFAEIGVVLLMFSVGLEFSLQDLLRVKWVAVLGGPLGIVLCVGLGMGVGVALGWPPLQGAIVGIVVSVASTMVLARLLLDRGELHSRHGRVMIGITLVEDLAVVVLTVLIPELALEGERLVAIAVALGKAGLILIPFWFLAARVVPHLMTRVARTHNQELFLLVALAIGLGTAALTQAVGLSLALGAFLAGLLISESDFAHETLARLLPLRDVFVAFFFVTIGALIDPGTLLSNLPLLGVMVGLIVVGKLVIWTAVVWLFRRPLWTALLVGVGLTQIGEFSFILVEVARRAGHVGRDVYNATLAASLLTILVNALLVRYATEWIGRARLARPPQPALPEAGDLRDHVVLCGFGRVGSAVGEALETFRLPYVVVEMDLDIVKGLRARGIPCLFGDAAQRRVQEAARVARAALVLVTIPEDDHARLAVLATRALNPQVPILARVHHREAHAPLLAAGATEVIQPELEAGLTLIRRGLGHLPLPKQSLVAYLECLRDAISGAPGRETRQGWPTVRELTLGSDSFADQPLREARLRERFGVTVVRIVRANGDVVLSPEAETLLRPGDRISVFGLPHQIEAFLAAARAEGQGQDQPAI
- the dusB gene encoding tRNA dihydrouridine synthase DusB, whose amino-acid sequence is MLLDLRLAPMAGVTNAPFRLIARECGAGPLTSEEIDARALIEGNERTRVLAQYLPEEHPIAFQLLGGDPDVVAEAARRLEAAGADAIDLNMGCPVPKIVAKGHGAALMRDGLRAGVIFRTVRKAVGVPFTIKIRGGWDDRTVNAVEIAQIAESEGIDGITVHPRTRSQQYTGRAPWEIIASVVDAVRVPVIGNGDVRSHEDAAAMIRATGCAAAMIGRGALGAPWIFRAGSVSRDERARIIRRHSKLIEAHLPERLALAQLRKHLAWYSTGLPCGARLRPALFQAPDAAGIQALFWEAW
- a CDS encoding DSD1 family PLP-dependent enzyme — encoded protein: MTRDGIPTPALLLDLDRFERNLARMASHVRAAGKHLRPHAKTHRCPEIARRQITAGALGVACAKLGEAEVMAGAGIRGLLITTEIVAPPSIRRLLRLLAEAPDTLVVVDDARNVADLGRAAGAEGRVVDVLVDVDVGGRRTGAQPGPPALALGRLVAAHPSLRLRGLQGYAGQCAHVVGWKARRDASHVALAALLETRRLFESAGLPVEIVAGGSTGTYDIDVELDGLTELQAGSYCVMDLDYRRIGGRESDAFTGFEMALTVVATVVSVPTADRAMVDAGLKAFSTDKPFPPEPVERPGISYGFAGDEHGRLTITDPSRPPRLGERIEFFPPHCDPTFNLYDRVYAVRGPEVEAVWDIAARGRSD
- a CDS encoding MaoC/PaaZ C-terminal domain-containing protein codes for the protein MRQLYFEDFTLGDRFRSPSKTLTDAHFLFFAGMTGDAHPIHYDDEYARKTRFGRRLAHGLLLTSLGAVGASTLGPLIEDSIVTFVEQSSRFVAPAFIGDTILPEHEVTALERKRSAGLVTLRVTLTNQRGELVLEGQHRYLIAYRPAA
- a CDS encoding aminotransferase class V-fold PLP-dependent enzyme; this encodes MSGRPFLQIPGPTLVPDRIVRAMSQPIIDHRGPKFEALVHECLEGLKGIFQTERGRIALYPGSGTGAWEATLVNTLSPGDRVLACVNGFFSTGFAKTAAAFGVDVERIEVPYGAGVAAAQVEARLRADEAREIRAVLVVHNETSTGVTSNVAAVRAAMDRVGHPALLLVDTVSSLASIDFRFDAWGVDVALTGPQKGLMLPPGMAILAVSERAVTASEKATCPRSYWDWQPVFERNRRGQFPYTPATALLFGLREAIAMIDEEGLPQVFARHARLAEACRRAVRAWGLPLLCRDPAEYSNTLTAVVMPPGYDSDAFVAQAYRRVNLSLGVGLGDVKGKAFRIGHLGSLNELDLLGGLAGVEMMLKEFGVPVKLGAGLGAAEEFLLS